From Haemorhous mexicanus isolate bHaeMex1 chromosome 1, bHaeMex1.pri, whole genome shotgun sequence, one genomic window encodes:
- the KDM1B gene encoding lysine-specific histone demethylase 2, with the protein MSTGRVRTKKKACSSDQSPDNLPVRSSGRQVKKKAAEAADDDDEASEKKYRKCEKAGCTATCPVCFASAAERCAKNGYTSRWYHLSCGEHFCNECFDHYYRSHKDGYEKYTAWKRIWTSNGKSEPSPKAFMADQQLPYWVQCTKPECGKWRQLTKEIQLTPQIAKTYRCGMKLNNSTKTEGSDQCSMPEDLRVAEVSDHWWYSMLILPPLLKDSVAAPFLAAYYPDCVGMSPSCTSTNRLPGESNLVKLEHLKSVPNVTVAGMNKYFQPFYQPNECGKALCVRPDVMELDELYEFPEYSRDPTMYLALRNLILALWYTNCKEALTPQKCIHHIIVRGLVRIRCVQEMERILYFMTRKGLINTGILSVSPDQYLLPKEYHNKSVIIVGAGAAGLAAARQLHNFGIKVIVLEAKDRIGGRVWDDKTFTGVTVGRGAQIVNGCVNNPMALMCEQLGIKMHKLGEKCDLIQEGGRITDPTIDKRMDFHFNAILDVVSEWRKDKTQHQDVPLGEKIQEIYKAFIQESGIQFSELEEKVLQFHLSNLEYACGSNLSQVSARSWDHNEFFAQFAGDHTLLTVGYSTVIDKLAEGLDIRLNFPVQSIDYSGEEVQITTADGTVWTTQKVLVTIPLALLQKNAIQFNPPLSEKKIKAINSLGAGVIEKIALQFPYRFWDSKIQGADFFGHVPPNSSQRGLFSVFYDMDPEGKESILMSVVTGDAVTTIKNLDDQQVLQQCMTVLRELFKEQEVPEPVKFFVTRWSNDPWLQMAYSFVKTGGSGEAYDMIAEDIQGKVFFAGEATNRHFPQTVTGAYLSGVREASKIAAF; encoded by the exons ATGTGCAAAAAATGGGTATACGTCTAGATGGTATCATCTGTCCTGTGGGGAACACTTCTGCAATGAATGTTTTGACCACTATTACCGAAG CCATAAAGATGGTTATGAGAAATACACTGCCTGGAAAAGGATTTGGACAAGCAATGGTAAAAGTGAGCCCAGTCCAAAAGCCTTTATGGCTGATCAACAGCTTCCTTACTGG GTGCAGTGCACAAAACCAGAATGTGGTAAATGGCGTCAGCTGACAAAGGAAATCCAGCTGACACCACAAATAGCAAAAACCTACAGATGTGGTATGAAACTGAACAATTCCACCAAG actgaGGGCTCAGACCAATGTTCCATGCCTGAGGACTTG AGAGTGGCTGAAGTTTCAGACCATTGGTGGTACTCCATGCTCATACTCCCTCCTTTGCTGAAAGACAGTGTGGCAGCTCCCTTTCTAGCTGCATATTATCCAGACTGCGTGGGCATGAGTCCATCCTGTACCAGCACTAATCGGTTACCTGGTGAATCCAACCTTGTGAAGTTAGAGCACCTAAAGAGCGTGCCTAATGTGACTG TTGCAGGCATGAACAAGTATTTCCAGCCTTTTTACCAGCCCAATGAATGTGGGAAAGCACTTTGTGTGAGGCCAGATGTcatggaactggatgagctctATGAGTTCCCAGAATATTCACGAGACCCTACCATGTACCTGGCATTGAGAAACTTGATTTTGGCTTTGTGGTACACAAACTGCAAG GAGGCTCTCACCCCTCAGAAATGTATCCATCATATAATTGTTCGGGGGCTTGTGCGGATCCGCTGTGTACAGGAAATGGAGAGGATCCTGTATTTTATGACAAGGAAAGGGCTAATTAATACAGGGATTTTATCAGTCAGTCCTGACCAGTACCTTCTTCCTAAGGAATACCACAAT aaatCTGTCATTATTGTTGGGGCTGGTGCAGCAGGATTAGCAGCAGCCCGACAACTGCACAACTTTGGAATTAAG GTCATTGTCTTAGAAGCTAAAGACAGAATTGGTGGCCGAGTGTGGGACGACAAGACGTTCACAGGAGTCACTGTTGGAAGAGGTGCACAAATCGTCAATGGATGTGTCAACAACCCAATGGCACTAATGTGTGAGCAA CTTGGCATTAAAATGCACAAACTAGGGGAGAAATGTGACTTGATCCAGGAAGGTGGAAGGATAACAGATCCCACTATTGATAAACGTATGGACTTTCATTTCAATGCCATCCTAGATGTCGTCTCTGAGTGGAGAAAAGATAAAACCCAACATCAAGATGTTCCTCTTGGTG aaaaaatacaagAGATCTATAAAGCCTTTATTCAGGAGTCTGGTATCCAGTTCAGTGAGCTGGAAGAAAAAGTACTACAGTTCCATCTCAGTAATTTGGAATATGCCTGTGGCAGCAATCTCTCTCAG GTATCTGCACGCTCATGGGACCACAATGAATTTTTTGCCCAGTTTGCTGGAGATCACACTCTTCTAACTGTGGGATATTCAACTGTGATTGATAAGCTGGCAGAAGGGCTGGACATCCGGCTGAATTTCCCA GTTCAGAGTATTGACTATTCTGGTGAAGAAGTGCAGATCACTACTGCAGATGGAACAGTGTGGACAACACAAAAG GTATTAGTGACTATACCACTGGCCCTTCTTCAGAAAAATGCCATTCAATTTAATCCTccactgtcagaaaaaaaaattaaagccatTAATAGTTTGGGAGCAGGAGTCATTGAGAAA ATTGCCTTGCAGTTTCCATATAGATTTTGGGACAGTAAAATTCAAGGAGCTGATTTTTTTGGTCATGTTCCACCCAATTCCAGCCAACGTGGGCTCTTTAGTGTCTTCTATGACATGGATCCAGAG GgcaaagaaagcattttaatgTCAGTGGTCACCGGAGATGCTGTGACAACCATTAAGAATTTAGATGATCAACAAGTACTGCAACAGTGTATGACTGTACTCCGAGAGCTGTTTAAGGAGCAG GAGGTTCCTGAGCCAGTGAAGTTTTTTGTTACTCGATGGAGCAATGACCCTTGGCTGCAGATGGCGTACAGCTTTGTGAAAACCGGGGGCAGCGGCGAAGCTTACGACATGATAGCTGAAGACATACAAGGAAAAGTTTTTTTTGCTGGTGAG GCCACAAATAGGCACTTTCCTCAGACTGTTACAGGAGCTTACTTGAGTGGGGTTCGAGAAGCCAGCAAAATAGCAGCATTTTAA